Proteins encoded together in one Priestia aryabhattai window:
- a CDS encoding CsbD family protein — MSKGLGDKIKGNVSKAKGEVKDQVGNATNNRDLQREGKAEKTKGNAQKAVGETKDTFSNK, encoded by the coding sequence ATGAGTAAAGGTTTAGGAGATAAAATTAAAGGAAATGTATCAAAAGCTAAAGGTGAAGTAAAAGATCAAGTGGGAAATGCAACGAATAACCGCGATCTTCAGCGAGAAGGAAAAGCTGAGAAAACAAAAGGAAATGCTCAAAAAGCAGTAGGCGAAACAAAAGATACATTTAGCAATAAATAA
- a CDS encoding haloacid dehalogenase type II has protein sequence MKFKTILFDAYGTLFDVHTVIETCDKLYPERGESISHLWRLKQIEYAMQYQLMGRYVDFYTLTNQSLKYAVEANDIDLTEHEEKMLMSAYMKLNVYDEVKEVLAYLKEKGYRLAIFTNGPKRMIDPLVSYHNMNHLFEDVISIDEIKQYKPTMASYHYAKNKMNAKREEVLFLSSNTWDIAGAKNYGFATAWVNRKGNVAEHKELQPNVIIKSLNQLIK, from the coding sequence ATGAAATTTAAAACGATTTTATTTGATGCATATGGAACACTGTTTGATGTACATACCGTTATTGAAACGTGTGATAAGCTGTATCCGGAACGAGGAGAAAGTATTAGCCATTTGTGGCGTTTGAAGCAAATTGAATATGCAATGCAATATCAGCTGATGGGACGATACGTTGACTTTTATACATTAACAAATCAATCCCTGAAATATGCAGTAGAAGCGAATGATATTGATCTAACGGAACATGAAGAAAAAATGCTGATGAGTGCTTACATGAAGCTGAATGTCTATGATGAGGTCAAAGAGGTGCTCGCCTATTTAAAAGAAAAAGGATATCGGCTGGCTATTTTTACAAATGGTCCTAAGCGTATGATTGATCCGCTTGTTTCTTATCACAACATGAATCATTTATTTGAAGACGTTATTTCCATAGATGAAATTAAACAGTACAAGCCTACGATGGCAAGCTATCATTATGCAAAAAATAAAATGAACGCAAAAAGGGAAGAAGTGTTGTTTTTGTCATCGAATACATGGGATATTGCAGGTGCTAAAAACTACGGGTTCGCAACGGCTTGGGTCAACCGAAAAGGAAATGTAGCTGAGCATAAAGAATTACAGCCAAACGTAATCATTAAAAGTTTAAACCAGCTTATTAAATAA
- a CDS encoding NUDIX hydrolase — MEPNYDRAFGVYGICMRDDKLLVIRKNRGPYIHRFDLPGGQLEHGETLTNAMKREFSEETGFEINIVSQAGTTDFQYPCKWKEFTHVHHIAVFYYVDISGGELVSHPVQFEGQDSLEALWIAPQDLNIDNASPLVLKAVESLSLLSWPYESQIYDDWELKTSEQ, encoded by the coding sequence ATGGAACCAAACTATGATCGCGCCTTTGGCGTATATGGAATTTGTATGCGAGATGACAAGCTGCTTGTTATTCGAAAAAATAGAGGCCCGTATATTCATCGCTTTGATTTGCCGGGCGGACAGCTAGAACACGGTGAAACATTAACAAATGCGATGAAAAGAGAGTTTAGTGAAGAAACAGGCTTTGAGATTAACATTGTTTCCCAAGCGGGTACAACAGATTTTCAGTATCCCTGTAAGTGGAAAGAATTTACCCACGTGCATCACATTGCCGTTTTTTATTACGTAGACATTTCCGGCGGTGAGCTTGTTTCCCACCCCGTACAGTTTGAAGGACAAGATTCGTTGGAAGCATTATGGATTGCACCGCAAGATCTCAACATCGATAATGCCTCGCCTCTTGTTCTAAAAGCAGTGGAATCTTTAAGCTTATTATCATGGCCTTATGAATCTCAGATTTATGATGATTGGGAACTTAAAACCTCCGAACAATAA